One stretch of Urocitellus parryii isolate mUroPar1 chromosome 12, mUroPar1.hap1, whole genome shotgun sequence DNA includes these proteins:
- the LOC144249727 gene encoding mitoregulin-like codes for MAEVSERTLQVSVLVAFASRVLVGCQANRLRRRYLDWRKRKLQDKLATTQKKLDLA; via the coding sequence ATGGCGGAAGTGTCTGAGAGGACGCTGCAGGTGTCGGTGCTGGTGGCTTTCGCCTCCAGAGTGCTCGTCGGCTGCCAGGCGAACCGGCTAAGGAGGCGCTACCTGGACTGGAGGAAGCGGAAGCTGCAGGACAAGCTGGCGACGACGCAGAAGAAGCTGGACCTGGCCTGA